AAATACTGCCTGAGCCCCCAAACATGCTGGTACCTCCGATAATTACCGCCGCAATAACTTGCAGTTCCCAGCCGGTACCTGCATTGGCCTGGGCGGAAGCAAGCCGGGCAGCCATCAGCATCCCGGTAAACGCGCTGGCCATGCCTGTAAGCACGTAAACAGATAATTTAATCCGGTTGATATTTATCCCGGAAAGACGCGCCGTCTCCTCATTGCCGCCCAGCGCATATACCGCACGGCCATAAGTGGTCCTGGTAAGTACAATGTGGGCCAACACAGCCAGTACCGCGGCAATTATCACCACATAAGGGATGCCTGCCAAGTCCCCCTGGCCAATGACATTGAATGCCGGCGGCAAGGGGTAAACCGGCGCTCCTTGGGTAAGCACCAGCACAGCTCCCCTGGCTGCATAGAGCATGCCTAAAGTGACAATTAGAGGCGGAATATTAAAACGGATGATAGTAAAACCGTTAATCAGCCCTATAATGGCGCCTAAGGCAAGCCCAAGCAAAATACTGAGCGGAATGGGCACACCTGCCTTGAGGGCCAGACCTGTAACCACACCCCCAAGGGCGATCAAAGAGCCTACAGACAAGTCAAGCCCTGCCGAAATAAGCACAAAAGTCATGGCAATGCCCACAATGAAAGTAAAAGCCGTGTTGCGCAAAATGTTGATCAAATTTTCAAAACCGAAAAATGTAGGGTTCACTAGTCCAATAATAACTACTAACAATAACAAAGGGATAACAAGACCGACCTCAGGAATGTTAAGCAAACGTAACAAACTGCTTTTCTTGGATTTCGAATTTACTGGCTCTGTCACAGTTTTAACTTCACTCATCTGTTTTCCTCCTTGCTAAAGGAACTTAAACCCTATAGACGCCGTATTTCCGGGCGGCACGAATCATAGCCTGCACATTTTCCGCCGGTGTCTCTTCTGCCATGGCACAACCCGGGCCCAAGATCAAACCGCCCCCTTGACCCGCTACTTCAATGGCCTGACGGGTAAGTTCGGCAATTACATCAGGTGTCTTATAGCGCAAGGCGGTAGGTGAAACAGGACCAAGCAGGCAGCATTTGCCTTTCGCCAGTTCTTTGGCCTTAGCCAAATCGGCTTTTTCATCTATTTCCAGGATGTGGGCACCGGTTTCAACCATTTGGTCTAGAATCCTGGTACAGTCACCGCAGATATGCAGGGAAATCACTCCACCTTTGACTTTTACCGCCTCAACTACCCGCTTTTCATAGGGGACAGCAAATTCGCCGTACATGGCCGGTGATATTAATCCTGCTAAACTTTCCCCTATTGAAGTGCCATGGGCTCCAGCCTCCAGTTGGGCCAAAGCAAGGCTGATAACCGCTTCTGTGCAGATCTCAAGGAGCCTTTTCACCAGGTCCTTTTTGGCAGGGTCCATTAAATCCATCATAAAGTTGTCTATACCCCTTAGCAGTGCAGCCAAAGAAAAAGGCCCCTGGTCTGCTCTTCCCATGATAAAAACATGGTCCCCCAATTCTTTGGACACAATTTCCGTCGCCCGCAGCAGCTCAGGCAAAGTAGCGGAACTTTGAAGTTCAGGCAAAGATAACTCCTCTACATCTTCTAAACGTTTTAAACGTGGCGCTACCACTTTTGGTACGGCATCATCAGGGTAGACCACCCCGGCCCCCATGGCTTCAGCCATGGCTGTTGTACCATTCTCAAGCAAAATCACGTCATGCTTAAATTCCCGCCACAGATCCAGCTGGGATTGCGCCAGAAGTTGTCCATTCTTAAAAACTTCAGACATGGGATGGGCGGACCTGGCAGCCGCCATCATGAAACAATGTAAATCGACCGGAACTTGATCGGGTATTTCTAAGTTGATGGTTTTTAGTGTACGTTGTAATGAGTTCAACTTGCGAAGCCCTCCTAATAATTGAGTTTTGAAAACGATTTGAAACGTTTTAAATTAAATTCGTTATGAAACGTCAAATTCCTTCAAATGTACATAAAATTGAGACATTTCTTTTAAAATAGATCATGGTAAACCTAACAAATATCACCTAATAGCTCATCTTGTGAAATGAAATCACCCTTATAGTCATAAAAATAAAAGCGATGAATATGGTAAATATTCACCGCTTCGCCTTAATAAGGAATTTACAATTCTTTAAAATCCTGGTAAGAATTCGGCCTGTTATACATCTCGAATGCGTTAATCGCTACAGCTGACCACGTTAACAAAAACTGTTATAGCAAATCTTATTTCTAATCGGCTATAAAGTTTGAGATACTCTCCTAACTAATCAGTTCCCGGCGATATTTCTGCTTTTCAAAATTTCAGCTGTTGCAATTGTAAGTCCTTTCTTTTTAGCTCTGGAAGATACTAAGCTGGCTAGATTTATAAGTTCATCTAAATTGGATGCTGCATGTTTTATTCGATTACTCTGCCTGCGTCCCCCAGCAATCCCAACAGTTGTAGATATAAAAAAGTCGTATTTTTCAAAAGCTTTTTTAATTAATTCAACCGCTTTATAAGCCCATTTAACAGCCTCCTCCTGTGTTCTGAGGGATAAGATGACAAACTCGTCCCCACCAAATCTGCATAAATAGTCCTTCCCTCTTTCAGTTACTTGCATAAGCGTATTCGATATAACTTTCAAGCATTTATCTCCTAAAACATGACCATATACTTTATTAAATTCGCCAAAATTATCAAGATCAAATAATAGCACAGCTATTTCTTTACAATCCTTAAGCAAATTTTCTCCAATGTGTCTGATAAACCCTGATGTATATAATCCTGTTAAAGAGTCGATATTTTTTCCAAACTCAAATAACAAGTCTGATTTAGTTAAAATCCCAACTGTTTTGTTATTTTCAACTACAGGCAGGTGTTCGATCTTATTATTCTCTAAAATATTTAATGCAGTCCAGAGGGAAATATTTTTATCCACGCTTATAACGTTATGAGTCATTACATCCTCAGCGATGCGGTTGGGATGCGCCCTTCTGATGTCGCTTGAGGTAATAATCCCTACGAGTTTATCATCGTCTTCAACCGGCAAACAGCCTATTTTATGCTTTTGCATAATATCCGCAGCCCTGCTTGCACTTTCAAGAGGTGATATTGTAATAACGGGATACTTCATTATTTTTTCAACCGTAGTCATAGTTCTACCGTCCGCTTAATTAAAATGCTTATTTCCACTTGGGCCTTTATTATACTTGATTCGTCAGCAATTCTTTTACCTTCATCTAAGATTAGAGGGAGCAGCTTGTCCCTTGGAAGAATATTTAATAAAGATTTCCGAATAACTACAGCTTCAATCGGCCCGTCTTCTACACAGATAATATCATACTGCTCTGGCGACATAACATCTACCATTCTACGTACTGCATTTGGTCCTACCGGTGCACGACGACCTACCAGTAAAACGTCCTGTATAGGAGGTATTTCAAACTCCGAAAATCTAAGGGAAATTTCTGCTTTTCTCCCTTGCTCTTCTTCGCAGACAATAGACATTTTGAATTACCCTCCAAATCCCAATTCCCGTTTCCAGAAACCCTAAAGAATATTATGCCAAATCTTGTTAAACTTTGTCAATTTAATAAATACCCTAATCCGTGATACAAAAATGCATAAATCTTAGTACCGTTCATTCTTTTGCATTTATTTATAATTAATCAAAATTAATGAAATTGGGACTTTACTCAGCATATCAGTGCGGGCCCCTGAAGTATCACCTTTTGGGTCTTACATTATTATGATAGTAATCAACAATATAAGTATCTATTTTTTGACTTATTTTAAGAAGAATATCTTTGCTCATATTCATTTTAACAGCATTATTCAGGAAATTTCGTGCTATTTCTATTTTATTTTCCACCTTTGCTCCATACCTCCTAATTTTTCACATACACTATTTTATATTATAAATTGGCTATTTGCAAATAATATAAACATGCTTATTGCATATTCAGGGACAGCTTAAATTTCGATAAAGTTCTTAACGTGAGGAGTGAAATAAAATGGAAAATAAAATAAAAATAGATAATAAGGCAGTGGGACAGCGAATACGGGAAGAAAGGGAAAAATTGGAACTTTCAAGGGAAGAATTTGCAGAAATCATAGGACTGTCTGACTACTATGTCGGCCAATTGGAGCGGGGAGAAAGACAAATGAGCCTTCCTGTCCTGGTTGGAATTTCCAATTGCTTGCATGTCTCTTTAGACTACCTTATTTTTGGGCAAAATTTCCATAATACTGAAAGCCATATCCTAGAAGCCCATACTGCTTACGAGACATATGACGGTAATAAGAAAAAAGAAATAGGTAGATTGCTTAACAAATGTTCTCCTAAGGAACTTGAATTAATTAGGAAACTTATAAAAACCATCCTTCCTTATATGAATGGAAACTGATATTTAACCGCAAAAATTCAAGAATAGTTGTTAAACTATTACCACCATGCCTTATTTACAATCAGTTTTCTTTATCCTGCTACACAATTTATGTATGTCCCTGCAATGGTTTGATACATTCCGGGATATCATTCCTAACATTTCCCACAACCGATGATACCGGATAAGCTTTCATTTCCTCGGCAGGATAAGGTTTCAACAAAGCCAACACTTCCTCAACCGTCGATTTTTCTCTAGCCAGCCATTTCCCCTCTTCTTGCTTGTTTAAAATGACGGGCATTCTGTCATGGAACTCCGCGACTAATTGGTTCGGTTTTATGGTAATTATTGTGAACGTATGCAGCATCTGTCCATTGGCTGAATTGACCCAGGTATCGTATAGCCCTGCCATGCTAAAGATACCGTCATCTTTCATCATAATTCGCATCGGTAACCTTTTGCCGCTTGCATTTTTCCACTCATAAAATGAATCGGCCGGAATAACGCATCTTTTTTTATAGAGTAAATGCTTAAAAGAGGCTTTCTCCAACAATGTCTCAGCTTTTGCATTAATCGTTTGGGCCGCTATCCTCTCATCTTTTGCCCATGAAGGGATTAGCCCCCACCGAAGCAGCCCAATACGGTTCTGCCTGCCATCATTAACAATTGCAGGAACCATTTGCATAGGAGCGATGTTATATCGGGGGTAGTGATAAAAATTAGTCACTTCAGTAACAGAATACCGAGCAAGCAGTTCCTGATGAGACACGGTAAGAGTAAATCGTCCGCACATTGCTGAAAGCCCCCTTTAACTATAATGTTGAATAATATATTCCCTGGTACTCATCTTTCCAACCCTCGAGGCCACATCAGCCTATGGTTTAGCTATAATCAATTTTACAATTTTCCCCTGCGCATTTTCCACGCTATTTATATTAAGTCCAGCTCGCTTTGCGTTTTCAACCGTTCGACGGTTAATATTAGGGCCAATCAGACTTACTACAATAGGGTTTAAGACATCCATTATTAAACCAATCAAGGGGTTATCACTGCGTACATGTTCAAGAAGAATTATTTGACCGTCAGGTTTACAGACTCTTTTGATTTCTCGTAATCCTTTAATGGGATCAGGCACTGAACAAAAAACACAGGTGGCTAAAACAGTATCAAAGGTATTGTCGGGAAACTGTAACTCTTGAGCGTCCATCTCCATCAATCTTACAGGTACTGGTGCCTTTTCTGCCCTTGGATAAGCTCTTTTTAACATTTCAGGACTAAAGTCTATTCCAATTACTTCACAGCCCGGTGGATAGAGTGGGAGGTTTTGACCTGTACCAACACCCACCTCCAAGACCCTACCTTTAGCCAACTGGAATACTTTTATCCGGCTTTCTGTTTTTATCATTCTATCCATTAAGTCATAGAATTTGGCGGTACGGTTATAGATCTTCCTGATACGTTCCGTTTGATTCATCGAAATTTCCCTCCAAGTGTTTCGCTCGAATTTAAAAGTAGTATCTGCCATAAACATAAAAAGATATTCCAGGGAAAGGAGGCACTAACAGAGTTGAGATATTTTTGAAGAGAAGTAGTATACAGATGTTAGCTTTCCGGAGTAAGGCCTCAAAATTTTATTCAGCATGTTCAATCTTAATGAAATCTCCATGCCAGCTATGATACCAGACATTACCGGTATAGCTGTTCACGCTTAACATTCCCGTTATCTTTCCATCTTTCTCTATATGCAAAGTATAGTAGCCGTCAAATTCAGCCGGGTCTGTGGCTATTGTTCCTTTTTGAACCTGGTCAAGGTATTCTTGGGCCAGTTTTACAGCCTGGTCCTCATCAACAGCTTTGCTTAACTCAGTCCTATTGCCGTACCACGCCATCATACCCCTTCTTCCCATATGACCATATGTTTCATTCCACATCATGTTGGGCCCCATTTCCGGATAAACCGCGCCGCTGTTTTTATTTACTATTAATTCCATGGCATAAATACCCGTACTGTTATCTTTTACAGCGGCATAATACTGGTTGCTGAATTCCATAATTTCCGCTATTTCCAGGTTATCATCCTTGTAGGATCGGATGTAATCTACAAACAGTTCTTTAGCTTTTTCCAGAGAGATTTCCTTACCAAGCGGGAAGATAGGATTGTTAAAACCGGCATTCCAGTTCATCCAACTGCCGCTCATCATACCAAAACTTCTTAAACCGCTGCCGAACTCTCTCCCCAGCATCCCAAAGCCCCTGGAACCGCCACCCATCATTGAACCAGGAGCCCAGGTACCATGCGGGATCGAATACACTCCCGCGGTAAGATCCGCCAGACGATTACTGCCAGCTAAGGCCACATTTAAAGTTATACCTAAAGCCATGATTACTCCCAGTGCAGCAACACTAAATACAAATAGTTTGCTTTTTTGCCAATTCATTGTCCTTCCTCCTATCTCATTGCTATTGTTTTACAATATTAATTATAGGCGTAATATTGAGCTAGTTTGTGAGTAAAGCAAGTAGTATTATTGAAGAAATTATGAAGAATTGGTATGGGACTGCTGGGAATGGGATGAATCGTCATAATGTGTGCGTGGGTACATAAAAATCCTTCCTTTCTTATATATTTTATCTGTATCTTGATTTTTTTGTTAATTAGGGCAATGTTTGGTCTATAAGCATGCACTTTAGTGCAAGGCTATCTATATGCTTTTAAAATACCTGCCAGGAATTTTATCTTAAACCCTGGGTGGGTAGCTTCTAAACTCTAAAACAAACTGCTGTTTTAGTAATGTTTTAATAAAACCTTCAGTTTTCTTCATAATTTCCACATATTTGATGTGTATAATCTAATGTAACTAATTTCACTAACGGGAGGCGATGGCATCGCTCATCAAAAAATTATTATGGCCAATAGTCATTTCGCTTTTCTTTGCTATAGGGCTATATGTTTTATTTAATAGTTCCGGTTTCAGTCCGGTGACTGCTGAGAGCAATTTAGCCAAACAGCCCAAAGAGGGGGCCGAGAAAGTAGCAGCTGTTGGCATTAGGATCAATGGACAAGTAAAAGCGGTTGTAAAAGATACGGCTACAGCACAAGAAGTGCTCCAAAAAGTCAAAAAGCTGCTAAGTACATCAGCTGCTCTGCCGGAAAGTTTAAAGTTCGAAGAAGAAATCAGCTTTTCACCTTTACAAATAAATGCTTTTTCCATCCTTTCTTCAGAAGAAGCCATCAAGTTATTAATTACAGGTGAGCAGCAAAGCACCCAGCATGTGGTCGAACCTGGCGACAGCTTATGGTCAATCGCGAAAGCTCATGGTTTAACTGTTGAGGAATTGCGCAGGGCTAACCCCCAAATCCAAGGCGATAAATTAGCCCTGGATGAGATAGTTCGGGTAACAAAACAAGAACCCTTGGTACATGTATTGTCTACAGAAAAAATGCAAGTGCTTGCGGAAATCCCTTTTCCCGTGCAGACAGCTGTTGATAATAGATTGCTCAAGGGGCAAGTTCAGGTGTTACAAACAGGCAAACCAGGTAAGAGAGAAGAAATATATTTGATCACAAAGAGAAATAATCAGATCCAGGAGAAACAGCTGCTAGCGAGCAAAGTCCTCTCAGAGCCTGTTCCTAAAATCGTGAAAAAAGGTACTCGAGCTATTCTAAGAAATCAGACGTCACAGCTTGCGTCCCGGAGCGGTTCAGGAAAATTAGGATGGCCGACAGCAAGCAGGAAAATAACCTCAGGTTTTGGCTGGCGGGACGATCCTTTTGGTAATGGGCGGGATTTTCACCGGGGGATAGATATTGATGGGAATGAAGGCGATCCAATCTATGCGGCAGAAGATGGTTTCGTTACTTATGCGGGATGGAGAGGTTCTTACGGACTACAAGTGGAAATAGACCATGGTAATGGTTTGGTAACCCGTTACTCCCACGCTTCGCAATTGAAAGTAAATAAAGGTGATAAAGTCAAGCGTGGGGAAATTATCGCTTTAATCGGCAGTACAGGCAAAAGTACCGGTTCACATCTGGACCTGGAAGTCCTTATCAACGATACGCCCCAAAACCCCCTCTTATATCTTAGATAAAAAATTTATTTAGCAAAGGTTTTTTCCAGAGGCACCAATTCTTAGGTGCCTTTTATTACTGTACAATTCATTCTTAATTAAAAATATTGAGAACAGGTTCAGAACATGAATATCTTGTAAACTTTTTGTCAAATTGAACCCAACGCAATAGAGTAACATATCCGGTTGAAACACTATGTTGACCTTTCCTCCTCTGCACCTTTAATCTTGCTATGGTCATGCTGTTTCTTGCTTTACTTCCAACTAGCTTGGAAAATTGAATTAATGATTCTCCGTTGCTAGTTCTATAATTCACAAATTCAACAAGATTTCTTCACGGCTTTTTGAAAGAAATTGCTTATACTATCATTAACCAAAGGCGCCTATTCACGAAAGGAGGATAACATGTATAACATTTTTAAAGAACCAAAATTTTCAATTCTCTGGACAGTCTTAAGGGTTTGGCTTGGTTTTCAGTGGATAACCTCAAGTCTTACAAAAATCG
This region of Zhaonella formicivorans genomic DNA includes:
- a CDS encoding ABC transporter permease, whose product is MSEVKTVTEPVNSKSKKSSLLRLLNIPEVGLVIPLLLLVVIIGLVNPTFFGFENLINILRNTAFTFIVGIAMTFVLISAGLDLSVGSLIALGGVVTGLALKAGVPIPLSILLGLALGAIIGLINGFTIIRFNIPPLIVTLGMLYAARGAVLVLTQGAPVYPLPPAFNVIGQGDLAGIPYVVIIAAVLAVLAHIVLTRTTYGRAVYALGGNEETARLSGININRIKLSVYVLTGMASAFTGMLMAARLASAQANAGTGWELQVIAAVIIGGTSMFGGSGSILGSLLGAFFMNVVATGMILMRISAYWQDLVIGAIIVVAVGIDQFRRRHAGLN
- a CDS encoding uroporphyrinogen decarboxylase family protein, encoding MNSLQRTLKTINLEIPDQVPVDLHCFMMAAARSAHPMSEVFKNGQLLAQSQLDLWREFKHDVILLENGTTAMAEAMGAGVVYPDDAVPKVVAPRLKRLEDVEELSLPELQSSATLPELLRATEIVSKELGDHVFIMGRADQGPFSLAALLRGIDNFMMDLMDPAKKDLVKRLLEICTEAVISLALAQLEAGAHGTSIGESLAGLISPAMYGEFAVPYEKRVVEAVKVKGGVISLHICGDCTRILDQMVETGAHILEIDEKADLAKAKELAKGKCCLLGPVSPTALRYKTPDVIAELTRQAIEVAGQGGGLILGPGCAMAEETPAENVQAMIRAARKYGVYRV
- a CDS encoding GGDEF domain-containing protein, which translates into the protein MTTVEKIMKYPVITISPLESASRAADIMQKHKIGCLPVEDDDKLVGIITSSDIRRAHPNRIAEDVMTHNVISVDKNISLWTALNILENNKIEHLPVVENNKTVGILTKSDLLFEFGKNIDSLTGLYTSGFIRHIGENLLKDCKEIAVLLFDLDNFGEFNKVYGHVLGDKCLKVISNTLMQVTERGKDYLCRFGGDEFVILSLRTQEEAVKWAYKAVELIKKAFEKYDFFISTTVGIAGGRRQSNRIKHAASNLDELINLASLVSSRAKKKGLTIATAEILKSRNIAGN
- a CDS encoding aspartyl-phosphate phosphatase Spo0E family protein, giving the protein MENKIEIARNFLNNAVKMNMSKDILLKISQKIDTYIVDYYHNNVRPKR
- a CDS encoding helix-turn-helix domain-containing protein, whose product is MENKIKIDNKAVGQRIREEREKLELSREEFAEIIGLSDYYVGQLERGERQMSLPVLVGISNCLHVSLDYLIFGQNFHNTESHILEAHTAYETYDGNKKKEIGRLLNKCSPKELELIRKLIKTILPYMNGN
- a CDS encoding SOS response-associated peptidase; its protein translation is MCGRFTLTVSHQELLARYSVTEVTNFYHYPRYNIAPMQMVPAIVNDGRQNRIGLLRWGLIPSWAKDERIAAQTINAKAETLLEKASFKHLLYKKRCVIPADSFYEWKNASGKRLPMRIMMKDDGIFSMAGLYDTWVNSANGQMLHTFTIITIKPNQLVAEFHDRMPVILNKQEEGKWLAREKSTVEEVLALLKPYPAEEMKAYPVSSVVGNVRNDIPECIKPLQGHT
- a CDS encoding class I SAM-dependent methyltransferase yields the protein MNQTERIRKIYNRTAKFYDLMDRMIKTESRIKVFQLAKGRVLEVGVGTGQNLPLYPPGCEVIGIDFSPEMLKRAYPRAEKAPVPVRLMEMDAQELQFPDNTFDTVLATCVFCSVPDPIKGLREIKRVCKPDGQIILLEHVRSDNPLIGLIMDVLNPIVVSLIGPNINRRTVENAKRAGLNINSVENAQGKIVKLIIAKP
- a CDS encoding peptidoglycan DD-metalloendopeptidase family protein, which codes for MASLIKKLLWPIVISLFFAIGLYVLFNSSGFSPVTAESNLAKQPKEGAEKVAAVGIRINGQVKAVVKDTATAQEVLQKVKKLLSTSAALPESLKFEEEISFSPLQINAFSILSSEEAIKLLITGEQQSTQHVVEPGDSLWSIAKAHGLTVEELRRANPQIQGDKLALDEIVRVTKQEPLVHVLSTEKMQVLAEIPFPVQTAVDNRLLKGQVQVLQTGKPGKREEIYLITKRNNQIQEKQLLASKVLSEPVPKIVKKGTRAILRNQTSQLASRSGSGKLGWPTASRKITSGFGWRDDPFGNGRDFHRGIDIDGNEGDPIYAAEDGFVTYAGWRGSYGLQVEIDHGNGLVTRYSHASQLKVNKGDKVKRGEIIALIGSTGKSTGSHLDLEVLINDTPQNPLLYLR